CAGCTTTAGGTGCAGGTGTTGCCGGTATGGGCTCAAAAAGTGAAAGTCTTTACGAATCTTTGAAAGTGGTTTTGTACTCTGATTCAGCAATCTCGTCACAGGCTGCTGCTTTGGGTATGGGATTAGTAATGTTGGGTTCAGGAAATGAGGAAGCCATCAAGGATATGTTAACTTATGCCTTGGAAACTCAACACGAAAATATTATTCGAGGATTAGCTATTGGTATTGCCTTGTTGAGTTATGGCCGTGAAGAAAAAGCCGATGAAATCATTGACCAATTGATGAACCAAGAATCGTCGATTTTGAGATATGGGGGTGCATTTACTATCGCCTTAGCTTATGCTGGTACAGGAAACAACAATGCTATTAAGAAATTATTACATTTTGCAGTTTCTGATCCCAGTGATGATGTAAGAAGAGCTTCTGTCTTGAGTTTGGGATTCTTACTTATTCGTGATTACACAGCAGCACCAcaaattgttaaattattatctcAATCCCACAACCCTCATGTGAGATATGGTACTGCTTTAGCTCTAGGTATTTCTTGTGCTGGAAGAGCCTATCCTGCTGCAATTGAAGTTTTGGAACCATTGACGAAAGATGCAGTTGACTTTGTAAGGCAAGGTGCTTTAATGGCCAGTTCGatgattttaattcaacaaaatgaatttatcTATCCAAAGGTTAAAGAATTCACTAAACAATATGCTGACACtattaaaaacaaacacGAAGATGCATTGGCTAAATTCGGTGCTACTTTGGCACAAGGTATAATAGATGCCGGAGGCAGAAACTCAACTataaatttggaaaattcaCAAACAAACACATTGAATACAAAGGCAATTGTTGGGTTGACATTATTTGTGCAATCATGGTACTGGTTCCCATTGGCTCATTTCTTATCTTTATCATTTGCTCCTACTTCGATCATTGGTGTGAGAGGTCAAGATTTGAAGGCAcctaaatttgaattgaattgtcaTGCCAATCCAGAATATTTCCAATATCCTCCAAAAGTGGAAGAGGCCAAAGAGAAACAGCCAGATAAATTGGCCACAGCCGTGTTATCTACAACTGCTAAAGCTAAAACTAGAgccaaaaagaaacaatcTCAGAAAGAAGGTGGTGATATCAAAGCTGAAGATAAGATGGATGTTGACGAAGAAACGAAACCGAAAGTTGATGCCAAAGAAAGTAATGACGATGAAAAGAAGGAAACGAAGAAGCAACCAGTTTCAGATGAGCCAGTGACTGTTCGTTACGCCAGAACTCCttacaaaatttcaaatttgtcTAGGGTATTACCGGTGCAATCTAATTTTATTTCCTTTATTAAAGACGATAGGTTTGTTCCAGTAAGAAAGTATCGTGGGTCTAGTGGTATAGTGGTATTGCAAGATAACAAACCAGAAGAGAAAGTAGAGTTTATCAAGACAGTCAGACAATTGAACATCACCGAAGCACCAGTGCCTGAACCATTTACATTGAGTGGTGAAGATTTGCAAGATGatgaataaatattgtTACAGAATGTATAGATtgaaatgataataaaatataagaTTTttaacagaaaaaaaaaagaggcATCTAATTAAATGTCATAtctatttttgtttctatGAGCAGTCTAAGAATTTGGGGTCTGTAATACAAGCAATCTCAAGGCTTTTTTTGTCAAACAATACAAACTTGGGGAAAAACGTCCAacccttttttttggaatttttcaatccaAACTTTGTAAATTTGACTTCACGTTGTTTAACTTTATCTACTGTAAAACTTTTCACCAACACGGCAATTTGTAAATGATTCCCAGCATTGATTTCACAAGTTAAACTTCCACCAATACCGAAACTACCAactaattcatttttaaatgcTGGACCAATTCCACCCAAAAAATTACTGAAATCCAATCTTGCATTACCACCAGATCCCAAGTCAATTGACCATCCTTGTTTATAAGTTGCCCGATTCTGGGAATGATTAGGTatacaatttttaaacCTCGCCCATATTTGAGATTGAGATACACTGATTGCATCTTCATAAGATACCTCAATATATTTAGTGGATGATTTGGCAGGTTTGGATTGTTGGTTAAATATATTATCCACAATTTCATCACTGAAAATATATGAGCTGGTCGAAATAACTTGAACGaccttgttgttgtctaGTTCTGACGTCTTAATATCGTTATACTTATCAACTTGTACCATATTAGATTTGTAGGTCAATAATAACTCAGTGTCTATCATGGTGGGCTCTACATATGGCAAAATCTCTAATCCCAAGACAGTAGTTATAATAGTAAAGATGACTATTTTCATATACCCTGGTCAAGCACATTTTCGAAGCAACATCGGTAgcttttaaaaaaaatagtacGGTTAGTCCAATTTGTATAGCAGcataccaaaaaaaaattgcaCAACTGGACCTGATGATTGTGAAGCATACACAACTAATCTCTATAACTAATCATTGAAGCTGGTGTAAGCTATTCactttaaattttttattccTAATTTTGATGTTTAATCCCAActctaatttttcataGAATGCCTCTATTGCTTCTTTATTTCGGGTTTTTGTACATATACGATTATAACTAAGATTCAAAAGATATAATCTGCAAGGATCGTCATCCTCATGAATGATCTTgatatcatcaattgaattttcaGCTAAATTTAACACGTATAAATGTTTAAGACTTCTCAGTAGATAAAAGGGGCCAGTTAGTGAATTGTTTGAAAGATCTAGTACTTTCATTTGTGGAGGGAGATTCAACTCTTCAgctattttttcaatggaaCAAACATTTAATCGTAAATCAACAAGTTGTAATTGCTTATTAAACATATCATTGAATAATGGCCAACTATTGGGAAGTTCATCtattaaattgaatccCAAATTAAGATTCCTCAAACTATTTGGAGGAACCCATTGTTGAAGAGTATCAATTCGATTTGAATACAAATCTAGATCCTGCAAATTAACCAAATCTGTCCAATTCTTATTGACATCGTTATATGAGGTCAAATCTTGAATTGCATTCCCACTTAAAGCCAATTCAACCAAtgaatttggaaatttaaaataaaacaatgtCAGTAAATAGCAATGagtcaaattcaatttttctaaattttcTGGGAATTCcatataatttttaattgtttgaGGTGGCAAAAGATTGCAACCAACCATTTgcaaatatttcaaattttttgggaaaacaaaaaaatcgCCATTATTGTTGACCAACAATGTTTCAAATCTGTTGTAAGATAAATCTAAAATCTCTATGGAATCAGGTAGGTTTATTAAACATGCAATATTAGTTAATTTGCTTGATTTTAACCTTAAtgttttcaagttttttgGCCATTCAGTGATAGCAGCTACCGAAGCATTCGTTAAATTGTTTGTGTCTAATAACAAGGTAGTCAAGTTTTGTGGCCATCCAAATTCAACATCACTTATTTTCGAAATTGGGTTTTCTGAGACGTCTAAAGTTGTTAAAGTGGAAGGCAAAGCCTTCAAACTAATCTCCGTGAGTCCATCATGAGTCAACATTAAAGTGGTTAGATTGATGCTACTAATTTGTGACTTGATATTTTCAAGTTGTGATACATTTGCCAAATTAAAGTATAACTCATTCAAGGAGGCAGGAACCTCGACAGTAGTAATATCAACTTTTGATTCCCACGACAAATCCAATGATTCAAGTTTACGAGGAAACTTTATTCCAGTCCAATTCACAATACCGtgtttcaaaaatataatattattcaaacttggatgatcaattaataaactaTTGTTCTGCAAAAACAGTATGCACTTGGTTAAAGAAACTGCCGAAAAATGGATCTTGGTCAAATTATTGAACTCTAGTAATAACTTGAGATCAGAAGGGGTGATTTCATTACTTTCCAATGCGATTTCAATAGATTCAACTTGAACTAACCAAGACTTAAAATTTGTAATTAATTCTTCCACAGCACTCCAATCACCACCACTCATGAGTAATACTTTTTTGGGAATAAATCGAGAAGAGTTTTCTTTGATAAAAGTACTAATCTGATAATATCCTTTAAACGTTGTTaactttgattttaaaGCTGATATATGATTCATATATGGTCGTTTAGTGGGAGATATCAAGAATTGGAGGTCATTATGGTTGTATAAAGTGCCAATCACAATATCTTGTACAATCGGGATTTTGATTAACCAGTCGATTACATATTCTAGGGGCAATTGTTCTGTTATTAGTAAAATTATATCATCTGGTAACTTGGGGAAATATTCCAATAGAAAATTGGTGGATTGGTCGAAATCAGTCATACTCTTGGTGTGAGATAGTGGGCCAAATTATTAGAGGTAAGAGCTACATTATTTAGCAcagttatttttttttttctttatacgtgttttgttatttttgcGGAAACTCAATTAGTAATCAATCGTTATTGATTCTtgcaattaataattacaacaatattttgtACTTTGGAGAGTggtaaattgaataaatccAACTATTTGGACAAGAAGATAATGATTAAGCTGTTGCTCTGTTTATTGGAGCTTTgagttgtttttttttactctTTTTTGGGTATGATtttggttgtaaaaaaGTTCAACTCTTTGCTAACTGAATATATTGTTAATtacaataataatcacttacaaaataaaattaactCCCTGCTTTACAATTAGAATAACTATAGCAGCACTATGCCTTGCAAACCCAACTCTAATGTTTTATTAGAATAATTAGATTTCGGATTGATAATTAAGCTAGGCCAATAGGTATCACAATCTTAATAATCACGGTAGTAACcgaaaaaaataaatcgAACCGAACCGAGAAACAAGGAAAAGATCTTCAATGGGGCGCGTTCTAACATTAAAAAGATTGTTATGAATAAAACGTGAAGTTGTACTCaaagcaaaaaaagatCAATTTACTATTatgattaattttttcttgtccACAGACTTTAGTCTCCAAATCCTTTTCCCACGGAAATTTATTTCTGcataattaaatatatatattttcttttcaattccatcttctttcattttattatttcttttattgatttttcaatcacTTCACAATgtcttcctcttcttctaccCCTCAAGCAACTGGTTTGCAAATGAGTGATAGTATCAAATCTTCCACAGATAGATTGTTGTACCGCAAAAATGATATTGTCAGTGCTAAGTTAAGCTCGGATAATGGTATTTATTTATCCGGACAACCTTTACAACATCAACCAAAACATGAAGAATCGATTTTGGATACTTTAAGTGCATGTTATAAAACCCCTGACACAACAGAATCAGATTTCATTCCATTTAAGAATATATTGAACGTAGAATCGATTGCAGGTAGTGTCGACGAAGCAGATGAAGTTGGCAACTCCAATTTATTAGAGATAACCTATGCTTTACCATTCCTGGATTTGAATCACGACTTGAAGattgataaaataaaagttGATATAGAAAGTGGCCCGGAAATACCCCCTTCCCTTGctcaatttattttaacAGAATCATATGGGAAAAGTATAATTCGGCCCTCTATTTTGGTATTGATAAACCCGCATGGCGGCCAAGGACACGCCAAAactatttacaaaaataaaatcttACCAATATTACAAGCGGCTCGTGCTAATGTTACGTATTTTGAAACTAAATATCATGGACACGCCACTGAGATTGCGCGTGAGCTAGATGTCAATGATTATGATataattgtttgttgttctGGCGATGGGATACCTCATGAAGTTATCAATGGCTTCTATCTTCGTCCAGATAAAGGTTTACTGGcattcaacaaaattgcAGTTACTCAATTACCTTGTGGGTCAGGGAACGCGTTGAGTTTGAGTACACATGGTAGTAAAAATGCTTCAGTTGCAACTCTTTATATGTTGAAAGCTCATAAGAcaaaattggatttgatgGCTATTACCCAAGGTACAGGAAGTGAAAAGATAACGAAATTGTCATTTTTAAGTCAGTGCTACGGTATTATTGCTGATTCTGATATTGGAACAGAACATTTACGTTGGTTGGGTCCTATACGGTTTGAACTTGGAGTGATACAAAAAGTGTTCTCGGGGGCAAAATATCCTTGTGACCTATTTGTGAAATACAAGTACGATAATAATTCAGAGATTTTGAATCATGTAAATGATTACTTGAGTAATAATGATACTGAAAACGAGTTACCCATTGTCACTGAAGAGAACTTGCAAATAACGAGCCCTGATTTAGATCAACCTGTCCCCAATGATTGGAGACATATTCCTCAAGAAATTTCTCATAATTTGAACATCTTGTATGTTGGCAAAATGCCATTCGTGTCTGCAGATACTCAGTTTTTCCCTGCTGCTCTACCGAACGATGGTTCAATGGACATGATTGTCACCGATTCCAATAACTCAGTGTGGAAATTGACATCGATATTATTGGCAGTTGAAAGTGGGAAAcatattgatgatgaaaaagtGCACCATACAAAAGTTTTGAGTTATCGTTTGATACCAAACATTAAAGATGATAGCAAACACTACATATCTATTGATGGCGAAGATTTCCCTTTTGAACCTTTTCAAGTGGAGATTTTGCCAGGTGTGTTGACAGGATTACTACAGGATGGGAACTTTGTAGAAACATCATTTACCAAATAGAACTAGAAATCCTAATATATAACATGTATACATGGCTATGGCgtctttaattaattgatgatactTTGTAGATAttagttttaatttttgatttattattttctgcTACTAATTAGTTACATACTTGTACATTATTTTACAATTCTACTAGGTCTACTACTCATAACCACCTCCTCGTTGATAAGTTCCATCAAGAGATCAAATACATCCAGTagttttttaataaaaataagatcatcttgtttcaataattttctCTGATAAAATTCCTTGATCAAAGCTCTAAAAAAAGCCAAGTTTTCTGCAGGCAAATATTGCAATTTCTCCATACTGGTCCAAATACGCATCAACAATGAATGCATACTATTATGATAAATTTCATTGGAATCTTTAGTTTGTTTAAGAACATTTAGTAATGAAAGATATCTATTTTCATAAACTTTATCAAGATAGCAATTAGCAGAACTATCGGTAAATAACCAATCATATAAGGAATCATAAGTTGTTGTCAGAACTCCCTTTAAAGTTTCCATAGTGGACGCATCTTTGGctaacaatttttcattaatatcttttaccaatttcaattctacCAATAAGGAATCAATGGTTTTCCCAGTTTCCAGTTCTAAAGATTTTAATTTACTGGCATATTTAGATCTACTGGATGTCAATTGAGAAGAtaatttgtcaattttattttcctTCTCCTTGGTaagttttttcaaagttgtattttttgtttctaaTGATTTGTTTCCATTAGTCAACTCATTAACTTTGGTTTCAAGTTTTTGTAACTCAGCTATATTCTGTAATAATTTAAGGTTTTCCAGcctttgtttttcttctccttcttTAACTTGAAACACTTCTTTATTCAAAGCAAGAATTCGACTTTGTAATTCTTTCGTTTTTGCTGcactttcaatttcatgATTACCAAGTTCCCGATCCAACATTGTGACAgttttatatatatcatggttttgtcttttaatttctttattttcattggcAATATGTTCCGCATCAGCTTT
This genomic stretch from Candida albicans SC5314 chromosome 1, complete sequence harbors:
- the RPN2 gene encoding proteasome regulatory particle base subunit (Putative 26S proteasome subunit; transcript regulated by Mig1; caspofungin repressed; regulated by Gcn2 and Gcn4; gene used for strain identification by multilocus sequence typing), giving the protein MALVSAAPYLALLGEPDSTLKSYALSSLNQVVDQLWAEIANNITELEELYEDDSFDRKELAALVISKVYYNLGDFDAAVKYALYAGNEFNLEEKSQYMETIVSQCINLYNSLSQQKFNDSTTKIDPRLTAIFEKMLNKCLKANEVKLSLGVALESYRLDLVESILQDQIKNNEEQALNLINYVLVCSNNTVSNTNFRVQVLNSLISLLLSLKKHQDFFTIIKIIVQLNDSELAVKLFQELINQNEDLIAYQAAFDLVNAASQELLDLVMEKLSNAKESENGTLKKILNILSGVPTCDLDNTFLFKNNNADITILNKTKNLLDGRSSIFHSAVTFANAFMHAGTTDDSFFRKNLEWLGRATNWSKFSATAALGVIHKGNLSQGRTILKPYLPGSSGSANNKGGSLFALGLIFAGHGREVIGTLKSFIDDNGNAAGSNDIDIQLHGAALGAGVAGMGSKSESLYESLKVVLYSDSAISSQAAALGMGLVMLGSGNEEAIKDMLTYALETQHENIIRGLAIGIALLSYGREEKADEIIDQLMNQESSILRYGGAFTIALAYAGTGNNNAIKKLLHFAVSDPSDDVRRASVLSLGFLLIRDYTAAPQIVKLLSQSHNPHVRYGTALALGISCAGRAYPAAIEVLEPLTKDAVDFVRQGALMASSMILIQQNEFIYPKVKEFTKQYADTIKNKHEDALAKFGATLAQGIIDAGGRNSTINLENSQTNTLNTKAIVGLTLFVQSWYWFPLAHFLSLSFAPTSIIGVRGQDLKAPKFELNCHANPEYFQYPPKVEEAKEKQPDKLATAVLSTTAKAKTRAKKKQSQKEGGDIKAEDKMDVDEETKPKVDAKESNDDEKKETKKQPVSDEPVTVRYARTPYKISNLSRVLPVQSNFISFIKDDRFVPVRKYRGSSGIVVLQDNKPEEKVEFIKTVRQLNITEAPVPEPFTLSGEDLQDDE
- a CDS encoding uncharacterized protein (Ortholog of C. dubliniensis CD36 : Cd36_11290, C. parapsilosis CDC317 : CPAR2_805090, Pichia stipitis Pignal : PICST_28850 and Candida guilliermondii ATCC 6260 : PGUG_02709), producing MKIVIFTIITTVLGLEILPYVEPTMIDTELLLTYKSNMVQVDKYNDIKTSELDNNKVVQVISTSSYIFSDEIVDNIFNQQSKPAKSSTKYIEVSYEDAISVSQSQIWARFKNCIPNHSQNRATYKQGWSIDLGSGGNARLDFSNFLGGIGPAFKNELVGSFGIGGSLTCEINAGNHLQIAVLVKSFTVDKVKQREVKFTKFGLKNSKKKGWTFFPKFVLFDKKSLEIACITDPKFLDCS
- a CDS encoding uncharacterized protein (Protein of unknown function; induced by nitric oxide), whose translation is MTDFDQSTNFLLEYFPKLPDDIILLITEQLPLEYVIDWLIKIPIVQDIVIGTLYNHNDLQFLISPTKRPYMNHISALKSKLTTFKGYYQISTFIKENSSRFIPKKVLLMSGGDWSAVEELITNFKSWLVQVESIEIALESNEITPSDLKLLLEFNNLTKIHFSAVSLTKCISFLQNNSLLIDHPSLNNIIFLKHGIVNWTGIKFPRKLESLDLSWESKVDITTVEVPASLNELYFNLANVSQLENIKSQISSINLTTLMLTHDGLTEISLKALPSTLTTLDVSENPISKISDVEFGWPQNLTTLLLDTNNLTNASVAAITEWPKNLKTLRLKSSKLTNIACLINLPDSIEILDLSYNRFETLLVNNNGDFFVFPKNLKYLQMVGCNLLPPQTIKNYMEFPENLEKLNLTHCYLSTLFYFKFPNSLVELALSGNAIQDLTSYNDVNKNWTDLVNLQDLDLYSNRIDTLQQWVPPNSLRNLNLGFNLIDELPNSWPLFNDMFNKQLQLVDLRLNVCSIEKIAEELNLPPQMKVLDLSNNSLTGPFYLSRSLKHLYVLNLAENSIDDIKIIHEDDDPCRLYLLNLSYNRICTKTRNKEAIEAFYEKLELGLNIKIRNKKFKVNSLHQLQ
- the LCB4 gene encoding sphinganine kinase (Putative sphingosine kinase; Tac1p-regulated expression; rat catheter biofilm induced), whose translation is MSSSSSTPQATGLQMSDSIKSSTDRLLYRKNDIVSAKLSSDNGIYLSGQPLQHQPKHEESILDTLSACYKTPDTTESDFIPFKNILNVESIAGSVDEADEVGNSNLLEITYALPFSDLNHDLKIDKIKVDIESGPEIPPSLAQFILTESYGKSIIRPSILVLINPHGGQGHAKTIYKNKILPILQAARANVTYFETKYHGHATEIARELDVNDYDIIVCCSGDGIPHEVINGFYLRPDKGLSAFNKIAVTQLPCGSGNALSLSTHGSKNASVATLYMLKAHKTKLDLMAITQGTGSEKITKLSFLSQCYGIIADSDIGTEHLRWLGPIRFELGVIQKVFSGAKYPCDLFVKYKYDNNSEILNHVNDYLSNNDTENELPIVTEENLQITSPDLDQPVPNDWRHIPQEISHNLNILYVGKMPFVSADTQFFPAALPNDGSMDMIVTDSNNSVWKLTSILLAVESGKHIDDEKVHHTKVLSYRLIPNIKDDSKHYISIDGEDFPFEPFQVEILPGVLTGLLQDGNFVETSFTK
- a CDS encoding uncharacterized protein (Protein of unknown function; Hap43-repressed gene; induced by alpha pheromone in SpiderM medium) is translated as MEETIDRIPKLKKNITELRPEIVDKMERRANLSISDTFASSNIYSGTITSAKSINVVRFIDQSKGNDSFRDGNVFCNQVEVFKSTIQNGLRSICECLKINPDAHISEQEVVCVIISGIKALQLKYSSELKTNTQLKNDNETLIIAVNNQKADAEHIANENKEIKRQNHDIYKTVTMLDRELGNHEIESAAKTKELQSRILALNKEVFQVKEGEEKQRSENLKLLQNIAELQKLETKVNELTNGNKSLETKNTTLKKLTKEKENKIDKLSSQLTSSRSKYASKLKSLESETGKTIDSLLVELKLVKDINEKLLAKDASTMETLKGVSTTTYDSLYDWLFTDSSANCYLDKVYENRYLSLLNVLKQTKDSNEIYHNSMHSLLMRIWTSMEKLQYLPAENLAFFRALIKEFYQRKLLKQDDLIFIKKLSDVFDLLMELINEEVVMSSRPSRIVK